The DNA window tcaaacttttaatttgcaGACAAAGAGATTGCAAAGGTGTCCTTAAGATTTCCGGCAATTGATACTCTGCAAAAGCATCATAAACACATCTGGGATAGATATGGTAACATTCTCCTGGTTGAACACGGCCAGCTCTTCCTCGCCTCTATATCATATGCAGTGAACAGAAAAGTAACATAGTCAATTAATGTGTACGATGGTCCTCGGACGAAACTGCataaatacaaaaattgaaGTACATAATAGAAACAGAAGATTCAATCCCCAAACGACTCGAATCCTACATCAAATCATTCCAACCGTTAACTCGTAAAGTGTACGATGACGAGAGTCATTTGGGAATCTTCCTTCAGCATACTTTCTGATTTTATTTAAGATCCATCAAATCACATCTTTTTGGCTCTTGGCTTATAAATTGAGAGGAGAGGGATGAGCAGGAAGAATTATACACGACCAGCAAATAAATTCATATCGGAAGACTAAAATTTCTATAGAAGTCAACATAGGAGTCAAtttgacaattaattttaattgtttcaaaCAAATTACTTGCTGATATGACCATAATATTCATAGCAGGCTTCGAAGAGAAATCTTGACCTAATAAATGAATGTCTGCATTTTTATTCGCTATTTATCCCACTTTAAAACACCAAAATATCCGTTTCTAGCTAGATAGTCAACAGTACTGATGCAGTACAGATACAATGTTGTTAAGAATGATAAACCCTATATTAATTAGACTACAAGCCCACTAACACATGTCAATgagctttattttttttcaatttataagaCATCCAGCAAAATGAGAATCATAGAAGAAATATCAATCATTGACTGGATTAAAACAACCTTCTAAGCTATCAAAGCAGACAAACTAGACTCATTTTTCAAAGGTGGGTGGTGGTAGGCAAAAGCCCACACCTCAAAATTCACGAGTCAGCGATTGCTTCGACTTCATTAGTTCCACAAGGTAACAACTAAAAGCCTAACACTGCTAACTAATTTAGAGGTTGAATGTCAAGGCAAAGAAGACCTACTTGTTGAGCAGAAACTTTAGATATCCAGGAAGGAAGCAGACACGGAGTGTTGTTTAGTGCATCATATGAGGACTCCTTTGCCTTACCACAGTCAAGTACAAAAACAACGTCATTGATCGTGATACTTGTCTCAGCAATATTAGTAGCCAGCACTATTTTCCTCACACCATCTTTGGGCTCATCAAATATTAACCTCTGTAGGAAGCAGTTCAGATAAAAATTCTCAGAATTATTTAAAGTAAGAAAGAAAACGAAGAGAATGCTCTTTTTCACTTATTGTTATTTGCCATtaagtaataaaaaataaagcatTTAGGCAAGAAGGAAGTCAAACTGCAGCACCAATTTCCTTCTTgtttaaaagaacaaaaaaatatgtCGATATTTCTTAGTTTGCAGCAGATAAATATTATTTAGGACAAAAAATGTTGATAAATTATTGATTGATAGTAGGACAAGAGTAACAAATAACATAGAAATTGATGAGATTGACAACTAAATGATTACATATAAGCTTTAATGAATTCACCTGCTCTGAGCTAGCCATAGAACCATGGCAAGTGAGCAACAAGACTCGGCTAGGATCTCCTAAAATGGGATGAGCCTGGAGCTTGTCCTTCAGGGAATTTATATCATCCCAACCAGTCATAAAAACTAAAACAGCACCACGCATCGCATTCTCACAGATATTACATAAAAgatattcaattaaattaaatccaatgCAATCAGGATTCCAACAAGACAAAGATTCCTGAGTCTGAGGGTTATAATTCTTGAAATCAGCAGCCCTTAGTGCATCCTGGTTGCAAGTTTCCAAAATCAAAAGGAATTAggaataaattaatataatgcgAGAAGCAATACCATCTATAAGAACTTCAGATACCTCGACAGCAGAAGCAATTTGGCTTTTCCTCTTTCTCGGAGCTGGTTTACTTGTTCTCCAGACCTTTTCTTGACCATAGTCATCTATTTGATTGGACGGGGTTAATCTGTAGCCTGTCATTTCCAGGATATTTTCTAGAAAATAAGTCCTCACTGGATAGGTAAATCCCTGCCATGACGAGATTCGAGCCCTTGATTAGACCACACTTATCATATATCTGCATTTTGGTATAACTTCCAGCAGGAGTAAAGCAATCTGGACATTTACAAAAGCTATAGTTTTTACACTCTGCAACATATAGATGCCTTCCATAGATACGGTTTAACCAGCCATAATTTAACCAGAGAAAACATCCGACTCAACGGAAGTAGGAAATTAAGTCAGACCTATTGAATGCCAGGATGAAAGAGAGTACAAAGCCCCAGTCAGATGAAAACCAACTTAGAATTTTCTATACACACATCTCTTATTTTAACGTATGGAGAAAACTTATTCAAACTTATTCATCTTTATAGCTATAAGTTCGATTCATTGTGCACATGCGGTAGGAGAAAGGCAGAAAATCACAAATCTGAAGGAGAAATATTAATATCAACACGTTAAATTAATGTATAGTTAAGAATTCTACCAAATTGTTTCGGGAACCAAACCACAGGATTCAAACAGCATAACAAAGTCTATTCACTATGTCAAATGCTGGTAGTTAGAggcagagaaacacaattccaCGGGAATAATCTTCAGATCAGTACATACTGATTAATAAATTCTTAAGCGCTCTACCATATCTGTGCAAGGAATGGGCTCCACTACAACTTAAAAAAGCAATGGATGTTCCAGCATACCAACAGAATTTAAGCATAAACATTACATATGCATAAAAtatttcaccaaatttaatcaACAAAACAATCATAGTTAACATTCAAAGCCCAAAAGGTATGTTTATGGAGTAGAGACATTAATTCTGATAAAGATAGAGTGGGAAGCAATCTATATtcagtaattatatttaattataagcTTATAGGAATGAAGAGATAAGCTAATATGAAAGCTACAATGAATGAAGAGATAAGCTAATATGAGATCTACTCTGAATGAAGAGATAAGCAGTGAGGAAAACATTAGAAAGATAAGTCACTTGAAATTTGAATCATAAACTATCATGAGCAAAGGACTCGTTCGAATAACAATCACCTGACCTATCCATTACAATTTAATTGAGGTCATTTTCATTTACATTGCAGCATTTTGACTTACTGGAATGTGAAGTGTTGGTGCTCCACCAAAATAGGAAGAAAAAAGCTCCGCATCGAGGGTGGCACTCATCAGAATCAGCCTAAGTTCGGGACGACGAGGGAGGAGATCCTTAAGGACAATAAGCAAAAAATCTAGAATAATATGATCCTTGAAAGAGTCAGATTTAATCATCCACGCATTTCTTTTAGATTACAAAGAAAATTTACTAACAAATGGAAGAAGTAAAATCTTGCATTCACAAATTTCTCAAAGAGTTTACCTTCATTCATTCCACGTTCATGAATCTCATCCACAAAAACATGAGTTATTCCCGTTAAGTTTCTATCAACAAGCAATCTTCTTAACAAAATGCCAGTGGTACAAAAGAGAAGGTGGGTATCTCTTCCTTTTACACCTTCAAGCCGAACTTTATATCCAAcctttaaaaattagaaaaaacgAAATCATATTCAATATGCTTTCCTCATTTCAATTATAGAAAAGTTGTAATTTGGCAAAGTGTTGCCACAGTACTTGGGATAGAACTCACACATTCACCCAATTTCTCTCCCCTTTCGGAAGCAATTCTTTCAGAAACAGACATAGCAGATATTCGTCTTGGCTGCGTACATATAATATTGCAGAACGCTCCTCGGTCAGATTCTATCTCAGATTCTAATATGAACTGGGGAATTTGTGTGGTTTTACCACAACCAGTTTCCCCTGAGATAATAACCACCTGTCAAGTATGAAGTAGCATCACTATGAGAGCAACGAATGCCATATAGTATCAATGAGTTCAAAACTCATGAAGTCATCATGTTTAATATCTCCATTTCTCATAAGAAGAATAGGCACCATAAACAATTTAGCGTGGAGCAAAATAAcatattaaagtttaaaaaccTGATTCTGTGAAATGGCTGTTAATATTGCATCCTTCGCCTTATAAGCAGGGAGGTTTTCCCGAAATTCCAATATTTTTCTGCCATCTAGAGAATtctgttaatttaaaaaaaaatataaatcaaatttgagaagaaaaaaaaacataactaaTTCGCACCACAATAACTATATGTGAGTAGCAAAGAAAGGGGCGAGTcattaaaaagctaaaaataaGATCTTATCATTCGAAACGTGGACAACTATTATTTAGTCTTATGTAGTGTATGTATAATTACACACCAATTACAGCATGAACATGGCAACGCACTTCCCATGCGTGTTTTAACAATTGTACAAGTTAGAACCAATCAGCAATGCATTGAAGTGGCACATATAGGATATAATacattcaaaaatttattacgTGTTGCATAAATTCCAAAGTaggtttttggttttttttctgcAATTGACAACTACTACTACTTGGTAATGTCTcgaatttttctaaattttagaACTGTATCTTGTACTAAAAAGAATAGTATAACGGTACAGCATTTACAAATTAGAACTGGAAAGATAGCTTTCATACGCAATATTTTGTGCAAATTTTACTTTTCATATTCGGTTGTAGATGCCAGTAATGCTACTTTCTGGTGAGGTAAGAAAGCGTTCAATATAGAGATATGTTCTTGTAAcaacagaaaaaagaaaagttcCATAAGTTCAAGGAAATTTGAACCTGCCAAGCATGTTGCTGATCACGCAGTTGCAAACTTCTCTGCCGTAGAATTTTTTCCATGACAATCTTACTGGATGCAGGAAGCTCTGGCAGCTCAAAAAGCGATTCATCAGCGGCATTACCGCCATTGCTGCTTGATCTAGAAAAAGAATCTGGAAAGTTTTCCTTAGTCTTGGACTTCTGGGAGAGGTATTCTCCAAGATGAGCATTAATTCTTGTTTGTAAACCAATAGGTATGTTCACCTGCCCATTTTTAACTGTTTGATTAAATGCTTATGACTAAAATTAAAGAAAGCTAATTAAGTTAGACATGCCAGACCAGAAACAAACAGAAAGTTATCCCACTTCCCAAGTCAGAAAGAGGCAATCTAAAAAAGATCAGGAAgggaaattcaaaaaaaaaaagcaaataatTGGAATGGATGCTTTAAGAGTGTCAAAGTGGAAAGGTTGAGGAATGGGAGATAATAATTTCTGGTGCGCAAAACGAGAAAAAAGAGGTATCTTTGTCTGTATTACTGGTGAAAGTTGCAAAGCAAGCCTTACTTTGCAGTACAAGTCAAATTAAATCACGCATTGGTTATTTAAGACAATACAACTAAGAGAAAATACCTCCCTCTGCGGCCGCTTATTATCCAAATCAAATCTGTAGTTCGGCAGTGGGATCTTACTAAAAACAACAGCTTTTTCGTATATATGGCTGCAACAATAATTGAAGTGAGAATACTAACTGAAACCGACAGCAAATTAAAGTATCTATCAAATGATACATGAGATACCTATATAAGCCCATTGTGCTTGCCAGAGCTGCTATTTGATCAAAATCATGTCGGTCCTTTTTCTCCCTTGAGATCAATTCTTTCTTCTTATCTCGCAAAAGCAAACTTAACTTTCGTTTCCACTCCTCAATGTTATCAGAAAGGATAGCACCCTGACAAACACAATTTAATTGTATAGTATACAATAACCACAAAAAGAGTACACTAAAATTGCAACTATATATATTCAAGAAGAATAGGACATGTAATGGATCCAAGGATTGCATTTGTTGCATAATACTACAGATTACAGtgtaaaaaatatcaaatttaagTCTACATGGTGAGTTGCAAGGACTCCAAGGAGTGTGTATCCATTTGGGAGAGAGAGAGCGAAAGAGGGAGCTGTATGAGTTCCAAAGGTATGTTGAGTAATGATTAATTTGGGATAACTAATGATGTAATATTGTAGATAAATTTTGATGGATCTCTGCAACCCCTTTTatgcatataaaatataaacataactaAATAGGCtgctttttaaaaagaaaaaaccatAGAATAACACCTTGCCTTGCCACTTCTCAACattatttcaatttcatttatgaattctattgaaaataataagttAACTAATAAGTACTGAGAATATTAAATGTAATGATTTTATTCATGAAAGAcgaatttatttcaaataaaagcTCAACTATGTTCTTTGGAATTATCAATATTATATCATTTAGCTACATTATACAAAATTTGTAATTGGAAGTGAATTACTAATCCAAAAAAATACAATACTTGTGACATTAGAATGTGCATCACACCCCTTCTCTACAAGAATTTGACCAGATTTCAGAACTATGCATAAAAGGAAGACTAATAGATACATGGGATCTCTTCTTATTTCCTTATAATGGCCCCTATACAATCAAAAAAAAGAATGAACTAGGCACTTGCATATAAATATGAAACTGAGAGAGTATTTTCAATCCACTCTCTTTTAACTCCTCTGGCACCCAACCTCTGTACTAACATGTGTGCTTGTGTATAAAAACTCCCAGCTAACTGATAGTGtaaatttctcaaaattaaTCTTGCAAAATGGATCGTTCCCTTCCCCAGTTCTAGCACCAGCTAGTAGCAAATATTACATATCATTTTGGCTCCTAATGTCCTATTCAAATTGCACTCTGATGTCTCTTGCCATTTGACTGCTTTAATGTCAATGCAATATCTTAGTAATCAATACTAAGATATCCTAAACTTCTATATCAATGGCACCAAACTCTTACAACTATGTGAGCTCCTACAGTTCAATATTAATAATCAAGAACCTATGAATTCCACCCTTGGATAATGCAAAGCAAAGTACAAATACAAAACATAAGGAAATAGTAGGCCAGCCCTTGAccatctaaaataataaattccaTTGTTGGGAAAAAGAAtgtgataaaattgtaaaaaatctccaattttatgAAATCAATAAACACTACTTAACTAAGCATAGACAATCATTAAACCAATTTACAAGAATTAGTTAACCGTCAGTAAAACCATACTCAAACATTGCATTACCAGCAGTACATGCAACCAATTCCTATAAAAAGAGAAGCCTTACATACTGAATCCtaagattaaaaatttattactaaattagttatttaagctcCACTAAAGCTTTTGCTACTAAAAACAACCCTGTCAGGAATATTAAGCAGAAAATGAAACAACTaacgagctatagctcaaatgacATAAACGTTGGGCAGGATTCTCCTAATCTTGTTCTATTCCTCCCACAGGCGCTCCCCTTCCCAactatcaaaaattaaaaaataaaatgaaacaacCATTAGGACAGGCTGCACGATGGTACAATTACTGGCACCATTATTGGCATTTGATAAGATTGTAAATGTATAAGAAATCTCAGTACACATCAAGGTTTAATCCATAACTTGCCCTAAAAAAAGCAACCAAGGACTCCACTCTTCATCAAATCTTTGGCAAGTCTAGATTCATCTCAAAACATTACTTCATAGCTCCAAAAGCTAAAATCATACTACTTCGTCCTAGAAAACAGAAATTTTTCAAACACTGTAATTATCAAAGgaaaattatacaacacaatTGTTGTGTCATGGCATTTGGCAGCATATTtcatgataataataaaaaagtacTAATTAAAGATTACCTGGCAACCGTTGCATAAGATAAACGCTcattatcaaaataagtaaGACAGATTAAAAGTCAACTAAAATCATTTCCAGTATACGAATTTACTCACAGGTATAACAGTAGACGATTCCATTTCGCGATTAATTCCTTCCTCATAGACTCCATCATCATAAGCTGAAATAAACTTATAATTATTGCCATTACTATCATCACTCCCACCGTTGTTCTTCTGCTGTAAATAAGGTAAATGGTAgctatttttatgatttaaattcAACACAGCACTTTGATAATAATGAGGATTACGATTCTCAACAACTTTTTTAGACTCGCTATAGCTCGGTGTAGTAATGCCGGAGCGGGGCCGTTGATGTGGCGGAACATAAACGGCGCCGTAAGAAGAAGGCGGCCGGTCCTTCATTAGTGAGGGTTTTAGGGTTTTGGAGTGCGCTGTATTAAGGAGAGGAACTTGCCGAGAAGAACAGAGCATGCGAGACCTGTAAAACGCCGGCGTTTCACCGGAACTGTTTCGATTGTTTACTGGTTGCAGCTTTTtgagtatttatttatttttattttattaactgAGTAACAGAAACGAGTGCGTGCTTCTTTCTGGTGACGGACGGTAGATAGTACTGGATAGTGTTGAAAACACGCGCTTGTGTGGCACGTGGAATATAAAGAGATTTTGTATGTTTTAAAAGTGGGTCCATACAGCAAATTGGAACTACTGAGGTGCGTACAAATATACCTAACTCGTATTGATACGAGGGCGTAtagataaaaagataaaagccGGTGCAAAATTAATGGTTTTGCTAATTTATTTGAGTTACTATGTTAATTACTGGAGTCTGGAAACAAATTGGTTACAAGTTTTATCAATGATCATAAAATATCTCAATTATTTAATAGTCAGTATCTACTATAATATAAAGGAATAACGGTCAAATATTGCccctaacgtttggattaggatcatttatatattttatggtTCGGAAAGGTGTAAATATactcctaacgtttttaaattgaCTCATTTGGATCCTTACACGtaaggggcataaatgaccattttttgaaaaatgataGTAGGCTAAATGAgcctattaaaaaatataagagGCTTATTGCATATTTACAATATATGAGGACATAAATGATTTTGAGTCAAACATTTTAGACACATATGGCCTTTTTCTCTAAGGGTGCGTTTGGATAAGGGTGGGTTTgaatttggatttggatttgagcCAAATCCTTTGTTTGGATTGTACAATTTGTTGAATTTGGATTTGAGTCAAATTCAAGTTAATTTTAACACATACAAAATTGAGGATTTGAAATAACTCCTAAACCtatggatttcaaatagttacattatctttattattataaaaattaaccgATTGAATTAATTCAGTCGAAAATCGACTATAACCCGATTCGaatagagaaaaaaatgaaaattttatccGGTCAATATTTGTTcgaaatttttttttcgaaaaaaaaattctaggaAAAGAGCATGTTTCTCTTTTTCTGAGATATCCACTGTCGCTGTCCGACGGCAATTTTTTCCTGAATTTTTTCTGAATGATTCGGTTCCTCCTCTTTCGAGAAACTTGCGGGCGCCGTCCGACATAAATCCTTCTGGATTTTATTTTCCGATATTTTCCggagttttttttgttttttttttcggaatTTTTTCggaatttattttctaaaagaTTAGGTTCCTCCTCTTCCGAGGTaacagaagaaaaaagaaattatgagtgatttaataattttattcaacGTTAAGATTCAATGTTACAGTGAGCTTTCGTTTAAATAGAAAGCATAAATAACTAACTCAATCAATAGCTAACTGACTCAAGCTATCTATTCTGAATTTCAAATACTCTCTAATAAGTTGTTGTTATTTCAGCTGATCACATCTCCTTAGATAACCAATTGATTGGAACTAGTAAACCTTAGAAGTCCTGTATTACTCAAACACTCTCCATCCATAGCAGCATACGGTTTTATTGTTTTGAATGAGGATAAGCTTCCTTATCACTCCAAGATGCTTCCTTATCACTCCAAGATTGTtggttttctttatttttatcctCATAACAATATTTACTGTTGCTGAGCTGTGAGGGCTGGCTAATACCCTCCCGCAAACTGTGCCGAGGCTCGAGGCAGAGTTTGGTGCAGA is part of the Mercurialis annua linkage group LG3, ddMerAnnu1.2, whole genome shotgun sequence genome and encodes:
- the LOC126671231 gene encoding DExH-box ATP-dependent RNA helicase DExH5, mitochondrial isoform X2, giving the protein MLCSSRQVPLLNTAHSKTLKPSLMKDRPPSSYGAVYVPPHQRPRSGITTPSYSESKKVVENRNPHYYQSAVLNLNHKNSYHLPYLQQKNNGGSDDSNGNNYKFISAYDDGVYEEGINREMESSTVIPGAILSDNIEEWKRKLSLLLRDKKKELISREKKDRHDFDQIAALASTMGLYSHIYEKAVVFSKIPLPNYRFDLDNKRPQREVNIPIGLQTRINAHLGEYLSQKSKTKENFPDSFSRSSSNGGNAADESLFELPELPASSKIVMEKILRQRSLQLRDQQHAWQNSLDGRKILEFRENLPAYKAKDAILTAISQNQVVIISGETGCGKTTQIPQFILESEIESDRGAFCNIICTQPRRISAMSVSERIASERGEKLGECVGYKVRLEGVKGRDTHLLFCTTGILLRRLLVDRNLTGITHVFVDEIHERGMNEDFLLIVLKDLLPRRPELRLILMSATLDAELFSSYFGGAPTLHIPGFTYPVRTYFLENILEMTGYRLTPSNQIDDYGQEKVWRTSKPAPRKRKSQIASAVEDALRAADFKNYNPQTQESLSCWNPDCIGFNLIEYLLCNICENAMRGAVLVFMTGWDDINSLKDKLQAHPILGDPSRVLLLTCHGSMASSEQRLIFDEPKDGVRKIVLATNIAETSITINDVVFVLDCGKAKESSYDALNNTPCLLPSWISKVSAQQRRGRAGRVQPGECYHIYPRCVYDAFAEYQLPEILRTPLQSLCLQIKSLKLGSIPEFLSRALQSPELLAVQNAIEYLKVIGALDQHENLTVLGKYLTLFPMEPKLGKMLVVGAVFNCLDPILTVVAGLSVRDPFLTPMDKKDLAEAAKSQFSHDYSDHLALVRAYEGWNEAERNFAGYDYCWKNFLSVQSMKVIESLRKEFSSLLKDAGLVDNNTAISNAWSHDEPLIRAVICYGLYPGISSVVHNEKSFSLKTMEDGKVLLYSVSLSFLTADS
- the LOC126671231 gene encoding DExH-box ATP-dependent RNA helicase DExH5, mitochondrial isoform X1, translated to MLCSSRQVPLLNTAHSKTLKPSLMKDRPPSSYGAVYVPPHQRPRSGITTPSYSESKKVVENRNPHYYQSAVLNLNHKNSYHLPYLQQKNNGGSDDSNGNNYKFISAYDDGVYEEGINREMESSTVIPGAILSDNIEEWKRKLSLLLRDKKKELISREKKDRHDFDQIAALASTMGLYSHIYEKAVVFSKIPLPNYRFDLDNKRPQREVNIPIGLQTRINAHLGEYLSQKSKTKENFPDSFSRSSSNGGNAADESLFELPELPASSKIVMEKILRQRSLQLRDQQHAWQNSLDGRKILEFRENLPAYKAKDAILTAISQNQVVIISGETGCGKTTQIPQFILESEIESDRGAFCNIICTQPRRISAMSVSERIASERGEKLGECVGYKVRLEGVKGRDTHLLFCTTGILLRRLLVDRNLTGITHVFVDEIHERGMNEDFLLIVLKDLLPRRPELRLILMSATLDAELFSSYFGGAPTLHIPGFTYPVRTYFLENILEMTGYRLTPSNQIDDYGQEKVWRTSKPAPRKRKSQIASAVEDALRAADFKNYNPQTQESLSCWNPDCIGFNLIEYLLCNICENAMRGAVLVFMTGWDDINSLKDKLQAHPILGDPSRVLLLTCHGSMASSEQRLIFDEPKDGVRKIVLATNIAETSITINDVVFVLDCGKAKESSYDALNNTPCLLPSWISKVSAQQRRGRAGRVQPGECYHIYPRCVYDAFAEYQLPEILRTPLQSLCLQIKSLKLGSIPEFLSRALQSPELLAVQNAIEYLKVIGALDQHENLTVLGKYLTLFPMEPKLGKMLVVGAVFNCLDPILTVVAGLSVRDPFLTPMDKKDLAEAAKSQFSHDYSDHLALVRAYEGWNEAERNFAGYDYCWKNFLSVQSMKVIESLRKEFSSLLKDAGLVDNNTAISNAWSHDEPLIRAVICYGLYPGISSVVHNEKSFSLKTMEDGKVLLYSNSVNARDSKSPYPWLVFNEKIKVNAVFLRDSTAISDSVLLLFGGSVSKGETDGHLKMLGGYLEFFMKPDTAEMYQTLRRELDELIQTKLLNPKMDIKSYHELLSAIRLLISEDPRDGRFVFGRQVLKPSTVSVTVPQPALVSSTDSGPGGDNSKGKLQTLITRAGYTAPTYKTKQLKNSQFRSTVEFNGMEIMGAPCTNKKSAEKDAAAEALQWLMGETQTGHEYINHMSMLLKKSKTAHN